The Budorcas taxicolor isolate Tak-1 chromosome 18, Takin1.1, whole genome shotgun sequence genome window below encodes:
- the SUPT5H gene encoding transcription elongation factor SPT5 — MSDSEDSNFSEEEDSERSSDGEEAEVEEERRSAAGSEKEEEPEEEEEEEEEEEYDEEEEEEDDDRPPKKPRHGGFILDEADVDDEYEDEDQWEDGAEDILEKEEIEASNIDNVVLDEDRSGARRLQNLWRDQREEELGEYYMKKYAKSSVGETVYGGSDELSDDITQQQLLPGVKDPNLWTVKCKIGEERATAISLMRKFIAYQFTDTPLQIKSVVAPEHVKGYIYVEAYKQTHVKQAIEGVGNLRLGYWNQQMVPIKEMTDVLKVVKEVANLKPKSWVRLKRGIYKDDIAQVDYVEPSQNTISLKMIPRIDYDRIKARMSLKDWFAKRKKFKRPPQRLFDAEKIRSLGGDVASDGDFLIFEGNRYSRKGFLFKSFAMSAVITEGVKPTLSELEKFEDQPEGIDLEVVTESTGKEREHNFQPGDNVEVCEGELINLQGKILSVDGNKITIMPKHEDLKDMLEFPAQELRKYFKMGDHVKVIAGRFEGDTGLIVRVEENFVILFSDLTMHELKVLPRDLQLCSETASGVDVGGQHEWGELVQLDPQTVGVIVRLERETFQVLNMYGKVVTVRHQAVTRKKDNRFAVALDSEQNNIHVKDIVKVIDGPHSGREGEIRHLFRSFAFLHCKKLVENGGMFVCKTRHLVLAGGSKPRDVTNFTVGGFAPMSPRISSPMHPSAGGQRGGFGSPGGGSGGMSRGRGRRDNELIGQTVRISQGPYKGYIGVVKDATESTARVELHSTCQTISVDRQRLTTVGSRRPGGMASTYGRTPMYGSQTPMYGSGSRTPMYGSQTPLQDGSRTPHYGSQTPLHDGSRTPAQSGAWDPNNPNTPSRAEEEYEYAFDDEPTPSPQAYGGTPNPQTPGYPDPSSPQVNPQYNPQTPGTPAMYNTDQFSPYAAPSPQGSYQPSPSPQSYHQVAPSPAGYQNTHSPASYHPTPSPMAYQASPSPSPVGYSPMTPGAPSPGGYNPHTPGSGIEQNSSDWVTTDIQVKVRDTYLDTQVVGQTGVIRSVTGGMCSVYLKDSEKVVSISSEHLEPITPTKNNKVKVILGEDREATGVLLSIDGEDGIVRMDLDEQLKILNLRFLGKLLEA; from the exons GTAGAGGAGGAGCGGCGGAGTGCAGCGGGCAGTGAGAAGGAGGAAGAgcctgaggaggaagaggaggaggaagaggaggaagagtatgatgaggaagaggaggaggaagatgacGACCGGCCCCCCAAGAAACCGCGCCATGGCGGCTTCATTCTGGATGAGGCTG ATGTGGATGATGAATACGAGGACGAGGACCAGTGGGAGGATGGAGCAGAGGACATCCTGGAGAAAG AAGAGATCGAAG CCTCCAACATTGACAATGTTGTCCTGGATGAAGACCGGTCTGGGGCGCGCCGCCTGCAAAACCTCTGGAG GGACCAGCGAGAAGAAGAACTGGGCGAGTATTACATGAAGAAATACGCCAAGTCATCTGTGGGAGAGAC GGTGTATGGAGGGTCTGATGAGCTCTCGGATGACATCACCCAGCAGCAGCTGCTCCCAGGAGTCAA GGACCCCAATCTGTGGACTGTCAAATGTAAG ATTGGGGAGGAACGGGCCACAGCCATTTCCTTGATGCGCAAGTTCATTGCCTACCAGTTCACAGACACG CCCCTGCAGATCAAATCGGTAGTGGCACCAGAGCATGTGAAGGGTTACATCTACGTGGAGGCCTACAAGCAGACCCACGTGAAGCAGGCCATCGAGGGTGTGGGCAACCTGCGGCTTGGATACTGGAACCAGCAGATGGTGCCCATCAAGGAGATGACGGATGTGCTTAAAGTGGTGAAGGAGGTGGCCAACCTGAAACCCAAATCCTGGGTCCGCCTCAAGCGGGGCATCTACAAGGATGACATCGCTCAG GTGGATTATGTGGAGCCAAGTCAAAACACCATCTCCCTGAAGATGATCCCACGCATCGACTACGACCGCATCAAGGCCCGCATGAGCTTG AAAGACTGGTTTgccaaaaggaagaaatttaaGCGGCCCCCACAGAGGCTGTTTGATGCAGAAAAGATCAG ATCCCTGGGGGGTGACGTTGCCTCTGACGGTGACTTCCTCATCTTCGAGGGGAACCGTTACAGCCGGAAGGGCTTTCTGTTCAAGAGCTTTGCCATGTCTGCTGTG ATCACAGAGGGTGTGAAGCCCACACTGTCTGAGCTGGAGAAGTTTGAGGACCAGCCAGAGGGCATTGACCTGGAGGTGGTGACTGAAAGCACAG GGAAGGAGCGGGAGCACAACTTCCAGCCCGGGGACAACGTGGAGGTGTGTGAGGGCGAGCTTATCAACCTTCAAGGCAAGATCCTCAGCGTGGACGGCAACAAGATCACCATCATGCCCAAGCACGAGGACCTCAAG GACATGCTGGAGTTCCCGGCCCAGGAACTTCGCAAGTACTTCAAGATGGGGGACCACGTGAAGGTGATCGCTGGTCGGTTTGAGGGCGACACAGGCCTCATCGTGCGGGTGGAAGAGAactttgtcatcctcttctctgacCTCACCATGCACGAG CTGAAGGTGCTCCCCCGGGACCTGCAGCTCTGTTCGGAGACGGCATCAGGTGTGGATGTCGGGGGCCAGCACGAATGGGGGGAGCTGGTGCAGCTGGACCCCCAGACTGTGGGTGTCATCGTGCGACTGGAGCGGGAGACCTTCCAG GTGCTGAACATGTATGGGAAGGTGGTGACTGTCAGGCACCAGGCCGTGACCCGGAAGAAAGACAACCGCTTTGCCGTGGCCCTGGACTCAGAACAGAATAATATCCACGTGAAAGACATCGTCAAGGTCATTGACGGCCCCCACTCG GGCCGGGAAGGCGAGATTCGCCATCTCTTCCGCAGCTTCGCCTTCCTGCACTGCAAGAAACTGGTGGAGAATGGTGGCATGTTTGTCTGCAAGACCCGCCACCTGGTGCTGGCAGGGGGCTCGAAG CCTCGCGATGTGACCAACTTCACAGTAGGAGGCTTTGCCCCTATGAGCCCCCGGATCAGCAGCCCTATGCACCCCAGTGCTGGAG GTCAGCGCGGTGGCTTTGGCAGCCCAGGTGGCGGCAGTGGTGGCATGAGCAGGGGCCGAGGGCGGAGAGACAATGAGCTCATCGGCCAGACTGTGCGCATCTCCCAGGGGCCCTACAAAG GCTACATTGGCGTGGTGAAGGACGCCACAGAGTCCACTGCCCGCGTGGAGCTGCACTCCACCTGCCAGACCATCTCAGTGGACCGCCAGCGCCTCACCACCGT GGGCTCCCGGCGCCCAGGCGGCATGGCCTCAACCTACGGGCGGACACCCATGTATGGCTCCCAGACCCCCATGTACGGCTCTGGCTCCCGCACACCCATGTACGGCTCTCAGACGCCCCTCCAGGATG GCAGCCGCACCCCGCATTATGGCTCTCAGACGCCCTTGCATGACGGCAGCCGCACTCCTGCCCAGAGTGGGGCCTGGGACCCAAACAACCCCAATACACCATCACG GGCTGAGGAAGAATATGAGTATGCCTTTGATGATGAGCCTACCCCATCCCCACAGGCCTACGGGggcacccccaacccccaaacaCCTGGCTACCCAGACCCCTCGTCCCCGCAGGTCAACCCACAGTACAACCCACAGACTCCAGGGACACCAGCCAT GTACAACACAGACCAGTTCTCCCCCTATGCCGCCCCCTCCCCGCAAGGCTCCTaccagcccagccccagccctcagAGCTACCACCAGGTGGCGCCAAGTCCAGCAGGCTACCAGAATACCCACTCCCCAGCCAGCTACCACCCCACACCCTCGCCAATGGCATATCAG GCCAGCCCCAGCCCAAGCCCTGTTGGCTACAGTCCGATGACACCTGGAGCTCCTTCCCCAGGGGGCTACAACCCGCACACGCCGGGCTCAGGCATTGAACAGAACTCCAGCGACTGGGTGACCACTGACATCCAGGTGAAGGTGCGGGACACCTACCTGGATACACAGGTGGTGGGGCAGACGGGTGTCATCCGCAGTGTCACG ggaggCATGTGCTCTGTGTACCTGAAGGACAGTGAGAAGGTTGTCAGCATCTCCAGTGAACACCTGGAGCCCATCACCCCCACCAAGAACAACAAG GTGAAGGTGATCCTGGGTGAGGATCGGGAAGCCACAGGTGTCCTGCTGAGTATCGATGGCGAGGATGGCATTGTCCGCATGGACCTTGACGAACAGCTCAAGATCCTCAACCTCCGCTTCCTGGGGAAGCTCCTGGAGGCCTAA
- the TIMM50 gene encoding mitochondrial import inner membrane translocase subunit TIM50: MAASAALFLRLRSGLRQGARGLCARLATPPPRAPDQVAEIGSRAGTKAQTQGPQQQRSSEGPSYAKKVALWLAGLLGAGGTVSVIYIFGNNAVDENGAKIPDEFDNDPILVQQLRRTYKYFKDYRQMIIEPTSPCLLPDPLREPYYQPPYTLVLELTGVLLHPEWSLATGWRFKKRPGIETLFQQLAPLYEIVIFTSETGMTAFPLIDSVDPHGFISYRLFRDATRYMDGHHVKDISCLNRDPARVVVVDCKKEAFRLQPYNGVALRPWDGNSDDRVLLDLSAFLKTIALNGVEDVRTVLEHYALEEDPLEAFKQRQSRLEQEEQQRLAELSKSSKQNLFFSSLTSRLWPRSKQP; this comes from the exons ATGGCGGCCTCGGCGGCGCTGTTCCTGCGATTGCGGAGCGGGCTCCGGCAAGGCGCGCGGGGGCTGTGTGCGAGGCTCGCGACGCCGCCCCCTCGGGCCCCGGACCAG GTTGCAGAGATTGGGAGCCGAGCAGGCACTAAGGCCCAGACGCAGGGACCACAGCAGCAGAGAAGCTCTGAGGGTCCCAGCTATGCCAAAAAAGTGGCACTCTGGCTCGCTGggctgcttggggctggtgggACCGTGAGCGTCATCTATATCTTCG GAAACAATGCTGTGGATGAAAATGGTGCCAAG ATTCCCGATGAATTCGACAACG ATCCAATTCTGGTACAGCAGTTGCGCCGGACATACAAATATTTCAAAGATTACAGACAG ATGATCATCGAGCCCACCAGCCCCTGCCTTCTCCCAGACCCTCTGCGGGAGCCGTACTACCAACCCCCATACACGCTGGTCTTGGAGCTCACTGGCGTCCTCTTGCACCCTGAGTGGTCG CTAGCCACTGGCTGGAGGTTTAAGAAGCGTCCAGGCATCGAGACCTTATTCCAGCAGCTCGCCCCTTTGTATGAAATCGTCATCTTTACATCGGAGACTGGCATG ACTGCCTTTCCACTCATCGACAGCGTGGACCCCCACGGCTTCATCTCCTACCGCCTGTTCCGGGACGCCACGAGATACATGGATGGGCACCATGTTAAG GACATTTCGTGTCTGAATCGGGACCCGGCCCGAGTAGTAGTTGTGGACTGCAAGAAGGAAGCCTTTCGCCTACAGCCCTACAACGGCGTTGCCCTGCGGCCCTGGGATGGCAACTCCGATGACCGGGTCTTATTGGACCTGTCTGCCTTCCTCAAGA CCATTGCTTTGAATGGTGTGGAGGATGTCCGAACTGTGCTGGAGCACTACGCCCTagaggaagacccactggaggcTTTCAAACAGCGGCAAAGCCGGCTAGAGCAG GAAGAACAGCAGCGCCTGGCTGAGCTCTCCAAATCCAGCAAGCAGAACCTCTTCTTCAGCTCTCTCACCAGCCGCTTGTGGCCTCGCTCCAAACAGCCCTGA